One region of Aminobacterium colombiense DSM 12261 genomic DNA includes:
- a CDS encoding MFS transporter, whose amino-acid sequence MSERSVTVADRPNFKLSLLSIGHFFNDLYAAFLPTFVPTIISRLGITMAQAGALNSVVGVMHIFLQPLLGYVSDRTARSYLIMWGPILTCLGATFLPGSPTYGMALFFVGLWGIGSATFHPQGHGGVGHVVPRDKLTVSLAVFAVAGNIGVTVSPLFAVALTKIVGIEKIPYIAIIPVLILAFAIYRYMPVLSDEVTEFPKDQGGLFHSIFSVFAVIYPVWIVSMARDATSQGIRFFLPIRIVAEGGDIGMVGTVLFIVMLGSTIAMLISGKLSDRWGKVRVLTLILIAGPAIMIPATYVKGNMSLVLYILGTSLINSSMPITAAVAQEQVPNSRGVASSIVMGLSWGVANLLTGPLGKVADVFGIPTTMLFIALLPLLALPVVFLKTFRGAQ is encoded by the coding sequence ATGAGTGAACGAAGTGTAACTGTTGCAGATCGTCCAAACTTTAAGCTTTCTCTTCTTTCTATAGGGCATTTTTTTAACGACCTTTATGCCGCTTTTTTGCCGACATTTGTTCCTACAATTATTTCTAGGCTTGGGATTACCATGGCCCAGGCAGGGGCGCTCAACTCAGTGGTAGGAGTTATGCATATTTTTCTTCAGCCATTGCTAGGGTATGTTTCTGATCGTACGGCCCGTTCCTATCTTATAATGTGGGGTCCTATACTGACGTGTCTCGGTGCAACCTTTCTCCCTGGTTCCCCAACCTATGGCATGGCCCTCTTTTTTGTAGGGCTTTGGGGAATTGGCAGCGCTACTTTTCATCCTCAGGGGCATGGAGGAGTAGGACACGTTGTTCCCAGGGACAAGCTGACTGTTTCTTTGGCAGTTTTTGCCGTGGCTGGAAACATTGGAGTGACGGTCAGCCCTCTTTTTGCCGTTGCTTTAACGAAAATAGTGGGTATAGAGAAAATTCCATATATAGCTATAATCCCAGTTTTAATACTGGCATTTGCCATTTATAGGTACATGCCGGTGTTGAGTGATGAGGTGACGGAATTCCCTAAAGATCAAGGGGGGCTCTTCCACTCCATTTTTTCCGTTTTTGCGGTAATCTACCCAGTCTGGATCGTTTCTATGGCACGAGATGCTACGAGTCAGGGAATACGTTTCTTTTTGCCTATTCGTATTGTCGCAGAGGGCGGCGATATCGGGATGGTAGGGACAGTCCTCTTTATAGTTATGTTGGGCAGTACCATTGCCATGCTGATAAGCGGCAAGCTTTCAGATCGGTGGGGAAAAGTGCGGGTGCTCACCCTTATTCTCATTGCAGGGCCGGCAATCATGATTCCGGCAACCTATGTGAAGGGCAATATGTCTCTTGTTTTGTATATATTGGGCACATCCCTCATTAACTCAAGCATGCCCATAACCGCAGCTGTGGCGCAGGAGCAGGTGCCTAACTCACGAGGTGTTGCAAGCTCTATAGTGATGGGGCTTTCATGGGGTGTGGCCAATCTGCTTACAGGGCCCTTAGGAAAGGTTGCTGACGTTTTTGGCATACCCACCACAATGTTGTTCATAGCTCTGCTTCCATTGTTGGCGTTACCCGTTGTCTTTTTGAAAACCTTTCGAGGAGCGCAGTAA
- a CDS encoding acylphosphatase: MKKQVRVLITGHVQGIGFRTSVRRAARRLHVTGWVKNNIDGSVEALFQGELTDVNSLLEWCEKGPFLSCVENVESIWQPLLKEFEDFSIHFE; the protein is encoded by the coding sequence ATGAAAAAACAGGTTCGTGTCCTCATTACCGGTCATGTCCAGGGTATAGGATTTCGGACTTCGGTTCGAAGGGCAGCACGACGGCTGCATGTAACAGGATGGGTAAAAAACAACATTGATGGCAGTGTGGAGGCTCTTTTTCAAGGGGAACTTACTGATGTGAATTCGTTGTTGGAGTGGTGCGAAAAAGGGCCTTTTCTTTCTTGTGTTGAAAATGTTGAAAGTATCTGGCAGCCCCTTTTAAAGGAATTTGAGGATTTTTCTATTCATTTTGAGTAG
- the ablA gene encoding lysine 2,3-aminomutase → MERKPFPLPKVRDLREEAGEELWNNWHWQMANRITEAKHLEQVVDLTKSELAMIKRSLNVLRMAITPYFASLINRNDPSCPIRKQCIPTLQETLIVQSDQLDPLHEEVDSPVPGLTHRYPDRCLLLVTDQCSMYCRHCTRRRFAGQTDLPRSEKEIEACIDYIRKTPVIRDVLISGGDPLTLSDDRIEGILREIRAIPHVEIIRIGTRVPVVMPMRITDNLCSMLKKYHPLWMNLQFNHPREITPESADACQKLANAGIPLGNQSVLLKGINDCPYIFRELNQQLLKIRVRPYYIYQCDLSQGIEHFRTSIGKGVEIMEFLRGHTSGLAVPTFVVDAPGGGGKIPVMPNYVVSRSDRKTVLRNFEGVLTVYTEPDDNQSRCNRQCLSLCNRQKEFSSGGVAALFEREGASMEPENLPRKKRRGEWPSQKEEGI, encoded by the coding sequence ATGGAAAGAAAACCCTTCCCCCTGCCTAAAGTACGGGACCTCCGAGAAGAGGCCGGGGAAGAACTGTGGAACAACTGGCACTGGCAGATGGCTAACCGTATTACAGAAGCGAAACACCTTGAACAGGTAGTGGATCTCACAAAAAGCGAACTAGCCATGATCAAGCGCAGTCTCAATGTGCTTAGAATGGCTATTACTCCGTACTTCGCTTCTCTCATAAACAGGAACGACCCTTCTTGTCCTATACGGAAGCAGTGCATCCCCACACTGCAAGAAACGCTGATCGTTCAATCCGACCAGCTGGATCCTCTTCATGAAGAAGTGGACTCTCCCGTTCCCGGACTGACCCACCGGTATCCTGACCGCTGCCTGTTACTGGTCACAGACCAATGCTCCATGTACTGCCGACATTGCACTCGCCGGCGGTTCGCCGGGCAAACTGACCTTCCACGAAGTGAAAAAGAAATAGAGGCCTGTATCGACTATATTCGAAAAACTCCTGTCATTCGGGACGTGCTTATTTCAGGCGGAGACCCTTTAACTCTATCAGACGACCGCATTGAAGGGATTTTGAGGGAAATACGGGCCATCCCTCATGTGGAAATCATTCGAATAGGAACCCGTGTGCCAGTTGTCATGCCCATGAGGATTACTGACAATCTCTGCTCTATGCTGAAAAAGTACCATCCCCTCTGGATGAACCTACAATTCAACCATCCACGGGAAATCACTCCAGAGTCAGCAGATGCGTGCCAAAAGTTGGCCAATGCAGGCATTCCTCTTGGGAATCAGTCTGTCCTCTTAAAAGGGATCAACGACTGTCCCTACATCTTTAGGGAACTAAACCAGCAGCTTCTGAAAATTCGCGTTCGCCCATACTATATCTACCAATGCGACCTAAGCCAGGGCATAGAACATTTTCGCACTTCTATAGGCAAAGGTGTAGAAATAATGGAATTTTTGAGAGGGCATACATCAGGACTTGCTGTCCCTACCTTTGTAGTAGATGCACCTGGTGGTGGCGGAAAGATTCCGGTGATGCCAAACTATGTAGTTTCCCGTTCCGATCGAAAAACCGTCTTACGGAATTTTGAGGGAGTCCTTACCGTCTACACTGAACCTGATGACAACCAGAGCCGATGCAACAGGCAATGCCTTTCTTTATGCAACCGGCAAAAGGAATTCTCATCGGGAGGGGTCGCTGCCCTTTTTGAACGGGAAGGAGCCTCCATGGAACCTGAAAACCTCCCTCGCAAAAAACGACGAGGAGAATGGCCCTCTCAGAAAGAAGAAGGGATTTAA
- a CDS encoding GNAT family N-acetyltransferase: protein MRTTDYTIGEHLSIARDTKAFSSEECSVLEEVLFEWQENPSKDYFLLEERRNGTLSGFIIYGPTPMTEFAWDLYWIIVNPRSQRQGIGLKLQKKMEEEMLQNNKQAVIRVETSGKSGYAGQRHFYEVAGYSENGRIQDFYGEGDDLVIYTKKIKAAR from the coding sequence ATGAGAACAACTGATTATACCATCGGTGAACACCTGTCCATAGCAAGGGATACTAAGGCTTTCTCTTCAGAGGAATGTTCCGTTCTCGAAGAAGTGCTTTTTGAGTGGCAAGAAAATCCATCAAAGGACTACTTCCTTTTAGAAGAGCGGCGTAATGGAACCCTCTCCGGATTCATTATTTATGGCCCTACTCCTATGACAGAATTTGCATGGGATCTCTACTGGATCATCGTAAACCCCCGTTCCCAAAGGCAGGGAATCGGCCTGAAGCTTCAGAAAAAAATGGAAGAAGAGATGCTTCAGAACAATAAACAAGCAGTTATACGGGTAGAAACTTCAGGTAAAAGCGGCTACGCCGGTCAGCGCCATTTCTATGAGGTGGCCGGTTATTCAGAAAACGGACGGATCCAAGATTTTTATGGGGAAGGTGATGACCTTGTCATCTACACAAAAAAGATTAAAGCCGCGCGATAG
- a CDS encoding D-alanine--D-alanine ligase family protein — protein MTSKEQPTEPPGSGQRPVLIAAAKEYTHRQDLLDCLICREDVGCVLSSQGYSIYNLDIFPADLADPKHLVQRINEYQPLCVFNLFEGFGSEPWLEASFCEILEKNNLTFTGNPSGALRLCIDKHTLHQQLKTAGIPVPLSYFLKGKETLGTLENISFPLFIKPCREDGSVGIDKKSLVFNEEELQESVTEKLAKFPDGILIQEFLSGPEYCVSFVDNGPFSPVGLWTLDYSRYPECPAYLSYDAKWNENSPEWNLWPEEIDLDYSLKETILHMASRAALVAGCKGYFRVDLRENQGHLFVMDINPNPALTRDSGMARQYMQKGKTYEQLVMKILQLAILNYKKRDDHENN, from the coding sequence ATGACCAGTAAGGAACAGCCTACAGAACCTCCAGGTAGCGGTCAACGTCCGGTACTTATTGCCGCAGCCAAAGAATATACCCACCGTCAGGATCTTCTCGACTGCCTTATTTGTCGTGAAGATGTGGGGTGTGTTTTGTCTTCTCAGGGCTACTCTATCTACAATCTTGATATCTTTCCAGCTGACCTTGCTGATCCGAAGCACCTCGTTCAACGCATAAATGAGTACCAACCCCTATGCGTTTTTAACCTCTTTGAGGGTTTTGGTTCAGAGCCGTGGCTTGAAGCTTCTTTTTGTGAAATTCTAGAAAAGAATAACCTCACTTTTACTGGAAATCCTTCTGGAGCTCTGCGGCTTTGCATCGATAAACACACGCTTCATCAACAGTTAAAAACCGCGGGCATTCCTGTGCCCTTAAGCTACTTCTTAAAAGGAAAAGAAACATTGGGAACGTTGGAAAACATCTCTTTTCCCCTTTTTATCAAACCTTGCCGTGAGGATGGCAGTGTAGGCATCGACAAAAAGTCTCTAGTTTTTAACGAAGAGGAATTACAGGAAAGTGTCACAGAAAAACTTGCCAAATTCCCCGACGGCATACTCATCCAGGAGTTTCTTTCTGGACCGGAGTACTGTGTAAGTTTTGTTGACAACGGTCCTTTTAGTCCTGTAGGCCTCTGGACTCTTGATTACAGTCGTTACCCAGAATGTCCAGCGTACCTTTCCTACGATGCAAAGTGGAATGAAAACAGTCCTGAGTGGAATCTCTGGCCAGAAGAAATAGATCTTGACTATTCTCTTAAAGAAACCATTCTCCACATGGCATCCAGGGCAGCTCTGGTGGCAGGCTGCAAAGGTTATTTTCGGGTGGATCTGCGTGAAAATCAGGGACATCTATTCGTGATGGATATTAATCCCAATCCCGCTCTTACCAGAGATAGCGGCATGGCAAGACAGTATATGCAAAAAGGGAAAACTTATGAACAACTTGTAATGAAAATACTTCAACTTGCAATCCTGAATTACAAAAAGAGGGACGATCATGAGAACAACTGA
- a CDS encoding D-alanine--D-alanine ligase family protein — MERRHEEERENPLPLKKRKKEVQVIGITYNLRKDAQADEPDDIYEEYDCLETVEALSNEIASLGFQVFLFEQNELLLQKLDSIAPDFVLNIAEGLGNYRGRESQVPCILESLNIPFSGSDSASLAIALDKVLTSHVLRASNIPAPKNYVAKLPQDTTEKKVIFNTCQKYIIKPRWEGSSKGIFLDSIADTPEKVKTCIKRIWERYNQPAIVEEFLPGIEITAGVAGNTQPKCIGMMSITPVTENSSFLYSLEEKRNYLERIRYSGPDSMSPQLRKKIGDLAVRAFKALELRDIARIDFRLDDKGQPRVIDINPLPGLSPAYSDLPILYRLSGGEYSELIQTILREAFSRYGLCAPCLNKPELVREKA; from the coding sequence ATGGAACGTCGCCATGAGGAGGAACGAGAAAATCCTTTACCGCTGAAGAAGCGGAAAAAAGAAGTTCAAGTTATAGGCATTACCTATAATTTGCGAAAAGATGCTCAGGCCGATGAGCCTGACGATATATATGAAGAATACGATTGCCTGGAAACAGTAGAAGCATTGTCCAACGAAATCGCTTCTCTTGGTTTTCAGGTTTTCTTGTTTGAACAGAATGAGCTCCTTCTACAGAAACTCGACTCTATTGCTCCTGATTTTGTGCTGAATATAGCGGAAGGTCTTGGAAACTACAGGGGGAGAGAATCCCAGGTCCCCTGTATTCTTGAAAGCCTCAACATCCCTTTTAGCGGCTCAGACTCTGCGTCCCTTGCCATAGCTCTGGACAAGGTTCTTACGTCCCATGTCCTTCGGGCTTCAAATATTCCTGCACCCAAAAACTATGTCGCCAAACTGCCACAAGATACGACAGAAAAGAAAGTTATTTTTAACACCTGTCAAAAATATATCATTAAGCCTCGCTGGGAAGGGTCATCAAAGGGAATTTTTCTTGATTCCATTGCGGATACACCAGAGAAAGTAAAGACGTGTATCAAGCGGATATGGGAACGTTACAACCAACCAGCAATTGTAGAGGAATTTTTGCCTGGGATAGAAATAACAGCAGGTGTCGCTGGCAACACTCAGCCCAAATGCATTGGCATGATGTCTATTACACCAGTAACTGAAAATAGCTCTTTTTTGTACTCCCTTGAAGAGAAAAGAAACTATCTGGAACGGATTCGATACTCTGGGCCTGATTCAATGAGCCCTCAACTCAGAAAAAAGATCGGGGATCTTGCTGTCCGCGCTTTCAAGGCCCTCGAACTTCGTGATATAGCACGGATCGATTTCCGTCTCGATGACAAGGGGCAACCCCGGGTTATAGACATCAACCCCCTGCCTGGGCTGTCTCCCGCATATAGCGATCTTCCGATCCTTTATCGGCTCAGCGGAGGGGAATATTCGGAACTCATTCAAACCATCCTTCGCGAGGCCTTCTCAAGATATGGTTTGTGTGCTCCTTGCCTCAACAAACCAGAACTGGTAAGGGAGAAGGCTTGA
- a CDS encoding family 1 encapsulin nanocompartment shell protein, producing the protein MDILRRSTVMVSSEAWHEMDEQAKRVLESHLSARKFIDVIGPKGWDYAAHPCGRLDIPHETSEGNVAYGIHQVLPLVESRVTFDLDLWELDNITRGLKNPDLSPLDEAARRIAAFEEKAVYEGLPSAGIEGLWETAKDRTLKIRDTSSARGVMEVISSGIYRFQQDAIEGPYALVASPTLWKSLYSLSECYPLFKNVKEVLEGPVILSTHEKESFLVSMRGGDMELVVGQDLSLGFIGNDSRKGTFFLTESFTFRVINSEAIIPLALS; encoded by the coding sequence ATGGACATACTCAGAAGATCAACAGTAATGGTAAGTTCTGAAGCGTGGCATGAAATGGATGAACAAGCCAAGCGTGTTCTTGAATCTCACCTTTCAGCCCGAAAGTTTATAGATGTTATCGGCCCTAAGGGTTGGGATTATGCCGCTCACCCCTGCGGCAGGCTCGACATCCCCCATGAAACTTCTGAAGGAAATGTGGCCTACGGAATTCACCAAGTTCTTCCACTTGTAGAATCCCGGGTAACTTTCGACCTTGATCTGTGGGAGCTTGATAACATTACACGGGGCCTGAAAAACCCGGACCTTTCTCCATTGGATGAAGCAGCCCGCCGTATAGCCGCCTTCGAAGAGAAAGCTGTGTACGAAGGCCTCCCATCGGCCGGGATAGAAGGATTATGGGAAACAGCAAAGGATAGAACATTGAAAATAAGAGATACGTCCTCTGCCCGAGGAGTAATGGAGGTTATCAGCTCTGGCATTTATCGTTTCCAGCAAGACGCCATAGAGGGCCCTTATGCCCTTGTTGCCTCCCCAACTCTCTGGAAATCTCTTTATTCTCTCTCTGAATGCTATCCTCTTTTCAAAAATGTCAAGGAGGTTCTTGAGGGTCCCGTTATTCTTTCTACCCATGAAAAAGAATCTTTTCTCGTCTCCATGCGGGGCGGTGATATGGAACTTGTAGTAGGACAGGATCTTTCCCTTGGTTTCATTGGCAATGACTCTCGAAAAGGAACTTTTTTCCTAACAGAGTCCTTTACGTTCAGAGTCATTAACTCAGAAGCCATAATCCCCCTTGCCCTTTCTTAA
- a CDS encoding encapsulin-associated ferritin-like protein, protein MQYTEPVEHLDDLTRRCAMALKSMQEELEAINWYNQRVAATEDKDLKALLGHNRDEEIEHAVMLIEWLRRNMPGWDKELRQYLFTESSLLAMEEAATEDSTEKSEILSGSLNIGSLKE, encoded by the coding sequence ATGCAGTATACGGAACCTGTGGAACACCTTGATGATTTGACCCGCAGATGTGCTATGGCATTAAAAAGCATGCAAGAAGAACTGGAAGCTATTAACTGGTATAACCAGCGAGTTGCCGCCACTGAGGACAAAGATCTGAAGGCTCTTCTTGGGCATAACAGAGATGAGGAGATAGAACATGCGGTGATGCTCATAGAATGGCTGCGACGTAACATGCCGGGCTGGGACAAAGAACTCCGCCAGTATCTTTTTACTGAAAGTTCACTGCTCGCAATGGAGGAAGCTGCCACCGAAGATTCCACAGAAAAAAGTGAAATACTTTCGGGAAGCCTCAATATAGGCAGTCTTAAAGAATAG
- a CDS encoding Hsp20/alpha crystallin family protein: protein MRRFLARRPIERMFPVTPFATPMETMMKNMMRGFDEMMSSFPWSEEPYEAAMSPRGDMYRKDGKIIAELELPGIDPSQMDLKIYPDRLVITAEKKDERQIEEENYYRTERYYGNISRILQFPEEVDPGTAKASYKKGILTIEVTEKKQPEECKVLEIKNEDLE from the coding sequence TTGAGACGATTTTTAGCGCGTAGACCAATAGAAAGGATGTTTCCAGTAACTCCTTTCGCCACTCCCATGGAAACGATGATGAAGAACATGATGAGGGGTTTTGACGAAATGATGTCGTCCTTTCCATGGAGCGAAGAGCCCTACGAAGCAGCAATGAGCCCTAGGGGGGACATGTACAGAAAAGATGGGAAAATTATCGCGGAACTAGAGCTTCCAGGTATTGATCCTTCTCAGATGGATTTGAAAATATATCCGGACAGGCTTGTTATTACCGCAGAGAAAAAAGACGAACGTCAAATTGAAGAGGAAAATTACTACAGAACAGAACGATATTACGGAAATATTTCGCGGATTTTACAATTCCCTGAAGAGGTTGATCCTGGAACTGCAAAAGCTTCATACAAAAAAGGGATTCTGACAATTGAAGTAACCGAAAAGAAACAACCCGAAGAATGCAAGGTGCTCGAGATAAAGAACGAAGACTTGGAATAA
- a CDS encoding flavin reductase family protein, protein MKKSIGIHMPVYPAPVLIIGNYDEKGKPNVMAAAWGGICCSVPPCITISLQKIRYSYNNIVDRKAFTVNIPSEKYVKESDYFGMVSGREHDKLSITNLTPMRGEKVDAPYIEEFPVSIECKLLQTIELGTHVMLVGKVVNTLADEECLTCDNYPDPEKVRPIIFTPKYRRYYALGADLGEAFHMGRFFMK, encoded by the coding sequence ATGAAGAAGTCCATAGGTATCCATATGCCAGTTTATCCAGCTCCTGTTCTTATTATCGGAAATTATGATGAAAAAGGCAAGCCAAATGTTATGGCCGCGGCGTGGGGAGGCATTTGTTGTTCTGTCCCTCCCTGCATTACTATTTCCTTGCAAAAGATCCGCTATAGCTACAATAATATTGTAGATCGGAAAGCTTTCACTGTGAATATCCCTTCAGAAAAATATGTAAAAGAGTCTGATTATTTTGGCATGGTTTCCGGACGGGAGCACGATAAACTTTCTATAACGAATTTGACTCCCATGAGGGGAGAAAAAGTTGACGCTCCCTATATTGAGGAGTTCCCTGTTTCTATAGAGTGCAAACTTTTGCAAACGATAGAGTTGGGAACCCATGTCATGTTAGTGGGAAAGGTTGTAAATACGTTGGCAGACGAAGAATGTCTCACTTGTGATAATTACCCTGATCCGGAGAAGGTCCGTCCGATCATCTTCACCCCAAAATATCGGCGTTATTATGCTCTGGGAGCGGACTTGGGAGAAGCGTTCCATATGGGTAGATTTTTCATGAAGTAG
- the pepF gene encoding oligoendopeptidase F: MRHQQEKNPDVPTALPKREEIDSAYIWRLEDIYPSIDEWEKDFDGLEKLLPRFQAYQGCLLESAATLLDGIRLMENAEIIMGKLYAYAVMKSHEDTSKEFYQALADRVGYLLTKLTAAISFYTPEILSGGKGVIDGFLGQSEDLKQYAFFFENILRMAPHTLTPSEEELLARSGEVARGPENIFSLFTNADMVFPEVFDEDGNTIELSEERYTRLIRSQDRQVRREAYEGLFGTYSKYRNSLAAMYSSSVKGDLFYAMSRKYGSCLEAALDSDHIPLSVYDSVVDTVRFNLKPLHEYVALRKEILNVPELCMYDLYVPLANEIKKNITYEEALAMVVKGLEPLGEEYISVLKHGFEAGWIDVYENQGKRKGAYSWGSYGTHPYVLLNYNGTIQDVFTIAHEMGHAIHTWYSHGHQPFIYADYTIFLAEVASTTNEALLLDHLLESSLDRQSRLYLLNYSLEQIRTTVYRQAMFADFERQVHNMAEAGEPLTAERLSALWHGLNVTYYGPEISVDAHIDIEWARIPHFYTAFYVYKYVTGYAAATSLSQRIVGDGIAARKSYLDFLKQGGAAYSIDILKNAGVDMATPQPLQDTLNLFKEKLGELKDLL; the protein is encoded by the coding sequence ATGCGGCATCAGCAAGAAAAAAATCCGGATGTTCCTACCGCTCTGCCAAAAAGAGAAGAAATTGATAGCGCATATATATGGAGATTAGAAGATATTTATCCTTCAATAGATGAGTGGGAAAAGGATTTCGATGGCCTGGAAAAACTATTGCCCCGTTTTCAGGCCTACCAGGGGTGTCTTCTTGAATCAGCAGCCACTCTTCTGGATGGAATCCGATTGATGGAAAATGCGGAGATTATAATGGGGAAGCTTTATGCTTACGCAGTGATGAAAAGTCATGAAGACACTTCAAAAGAATTCTACCAGGCTCTTGCAGACCGTGTTGGTTATTTGCTTACAAAACTCACGGCTGCTATTTCCTTTTATACCCCGGAAATTCTTTCTGGGGGAAAGGGAGTCATAGACGGTTTTCTGGGGCAATCTGAAGATTTGAAGCAGTACGCTTTCTTTTTTGAAAATATTTTGAGGATGGCTCCCCATACCCTTACTCCGTCAGAGGAGGAATTGCTGGCTCGTTCTGGCGAGGTGGCAAGGGGGCCGGAGAACATCTTTTCCCTTTTTACCAACGCCGATATGGTCTTTCCAGAGGTCTTCGATGAAGATGGGAATACGATCGAACTGAGCGAAGAAAGATATACACGGCTTATTCGGTCGCAAGACCGACAGGTTCGCAGAGAAGCCTATGAAGGGCTCTTTGGCACCTATAGTAAATATAGAAACTCCCTGGCAGCCATGTATAGTTCTAGTGTGAAGGGCGATCTATTTTATGCCATGTCAAGAAAGTATGGGAGTTGTCTGGAAGCAGCCCTTGATTCCGATCATATTCCCCTCTCTGTGTATGATTCTGTGGTGGATACTGTGCGTTTCAACCTGAAGCCTCTTCATGAATATGTAGCTTTAAGAAAAGAAATTTTAAATGTTCCTGAACTTTGCATGTATGATCTCTACGTCCCCCTCGCCAATGAGATTAAAAAGAACATCACCTATGAAGAGGCTCTTGCCATGGTTGTAAAAGGCCTTGAGCCTCTAGGGGAAGAATATATTTCTGTTTTGAAGCATGGTTTCGAAGCGGGATGGATTGATGTGTACGAAAATCAGGGGAAACGAAAAGGGGCTTATTCATGGGGCAGTTACGGAACCCACCCTTATGTTTTGCTGAACTACAATGGGACCATTCAAGATGTGTTTACAATCGCCCACGAGATGGGGCATGCTATTCACACTTGGTATTCTCACGGCCACCAGCCTTTTATTTATGCTGACTATACAATTTTTCTCGCGGAAGTTGCTTCTACAACAAACGAAGCATTATTGCTAGATCATCTTCTTGAGAGTTCTCTTGATCGCCAGAGCCGGCTATATTTGCTGAATTATTCTCTTGAACAGATTCGAACAACAGTATATCGACAGGCCATGTTTGCGGATTTTGAACGGCAGGTTCACAATATGGCGGAGGCAGGGGAACCTTTGACAGCAGAACGGCTTTCAGCATTATGGCATGGTCTGAACGTGACGTACTATGGCCCGGAGATTTCTGTAGATGCCCATATTGACATAGAATGGGCTCGTATTCCCCATTTCTACACTGCTTTCTATGTGTATAAGTATGTAACAGGCTATGCGGCAGCAACATCCCTTTCTCAACGAATCGTAGGGGATGGAATAGCGGCGAGAAAATCTTATCTTGATTTCCTTAAGCAGGGGGGGGCCGCCTATTCCATTGACATTCTTAAAAACGCTGGCGTAGACATGGCGACACCGCAACCACTGCAGGACACGCTCAATCTCTTTAAAGAAAAGTTAGGTGAACTGAAGGACCTGCTATAA
- a CDS encoding LysR family transcriptional regulator, translating to MNLNQLRVFCAIVEEGSFRQAGEKLFLSQPSVSQYIAALEKNYDVKLFLRRGRSISLTPEGRTLYILAQDLFKLVDAVPEKFREMQLLKYGELCIGTTPTCGKTFLPLIMSEYRHKFPHIKVQIKTANEETLLTMIEKDEIELAFFGHNPLLSPSSTLTMQSLGRSSFALIAPPDHPWAQWKIISPAQLLEENFISYSKDTAHYCFVNDFFLNNKLKTPRLTQVDNEELLLQLVTQGFGMGIAMEIAVRKEVKQKEVIILPLQNLAGISREIFLAHSTIKGLTYAGWEMGKIAEQITFSFLNQG from the coding sequence ATGAATCTTAATCAGTTGCGGGTTTTTTGCGCTATTGTGGAGGAAGGTTCTTTTCGACAGGCAGGAGAAAAACTTTTCCTTTCCCAACCTTCAGTAAGCCAATATATAGCTGCTCTTGAGAAAAATTACGATGTGAAACTTTTTCTGCGTCGCGGCCGTTCCATTTCTCTCACCCCTGAAGGGCGGACGCTCTACATTCTAGCCCAGGACCTTTTTAAGCTTGTTGACGCTGTTCCGGAAAAGTTTCGGGAAATGCAGCTTCTTAAATACGGAGAGCTGTGCATAGGCACCACCCCTACGTGCGGAAAGACGTTTCTGCCCTTGATTATGTCAGAATATCGCCACAAATTCCCTCACATAAAGGTACAGATCAAAACAGCCAATGAAGAGACACTGCTCACAATGATTGAAAAGGACGAAATAGAGTTGGCTTTCTTTGGCCACAACCCGCTTCTCAGTCCATCGTCAACTCTTACCATGCAGTCTCTCGGCAGAAGTTCTTTTGCCCTTATAGCGCCACCTGATCATCCCTGGGCACAATGGAAAATTATTTCCCCCGCCCAGCTCCTCGAAGAAAATTTTATCTCTTATAGCAAGGATACTGCTCATTATTGTTTTGTAAATGACTTTTTTCTCAATAACAAACTAAAAACCCCTCGCTTAACTCAGGTAGATAACGAGGAATTGCTGCTCCAGCTCGTTACTCAGGGCTTTGGCATGGGGATAGCCATGGAAATAGCCGTACGAAAAGAAGTGAAACAAAAAGAAGTCATCATACTTCCTCTTCAGAATCTTGCTGGGATAAGCCGTGAAATATTTCTTGCCCACTCTACCATTAAGGGACTTACCTACGCCGGGTGGGAGATGGGGAAGATCGCCGAACAGATTACTTTTAGCTTTTTAAACCAGGGCTAA